The sequence TGACTTTGACGGCGACCAGATGGCAGTTCATTTGCCACTTTCAGCGGCAGCTCAAGCTGAGGCCAAATTCCTCATGCTATCCAAATACAACATAATAAGCCCTGCACACGGTCAGCCGCTCTCGATGCCTGGAAAAGACATAATCCTTGGCATGTACTATCTCACCATGATAAACGACAAAGAAGAAAAACCGAAGACAGTCTTTGCCTCCGCCGAAGAAGCGGTAATGGCGTATTTTCATCATTACATAAAGCTACACACACCAATAGATGTGCGATTGCGTTTCAAAGATGGAGAAAGGATAATCAAGAACACGACAGTTGGAAGGGTTATCTTCAACGAAGAACTTAAAGAAGAACTAAGGGACTATTCGAAAACATATGACAAAAAAGAGATAAAGAATCTGGTCTCCAGAACTTTCAGCTTGTTCGACATCGATGAAACCGCGAAGGTGTTAGACCACATAAAAGACTACGGGTTCAAATATGCCACGGTTTCAGGTGTTACCATCTCAGTCAGGGACATGTTGATGTCACCGAAAAAAGAAGAGATCATAGCACAAGCGCAAAAGAAGGTTGATTACATAGAAGAGGCTTTCTCAAATGGTTTGATAACAGCTCAAGAAAGATACAGCCAAGTCATAAAGATATGGGAAGATGCCACGAAAGACGTGCAAAATGTCACCTATGAAGAACTTTCAAAAGACCTCTTCAATCCAGTCTTCATGATGGTAAGATCTGGAGCTAGAGGAAGTGTAGACCAGATAAAGCAGATAGCGGGTATAAGAGGACTTATGGCTGACCCATCCGGAAAAACCATAGAAGTTCCGATACTTTCCAACTTCCGTGAAGGATTGAACGTTATGGAATACTTTATTTCCACGCACGGGGCGCGTAAGGGTTCAGCAGATACGGCTCTGAGGACTTCTAACTCTGGTTACTTAACACGAAGGCTCGTGGACGTTGCACAGTCCGTCACAATTACGGAAACGGATTGTGGAACAAATGCCGGAGTTGAACTTAAAACTCTCAGAGACGATGACATAGTCATAGAAAAATTGGAAGACTCTCTCTTCGGAAGAGTGCTGGCAGAAGACGTGATAAACCCGAAAACGAAAGAAGTCATATATCCAAAAGACACCATGATGGAAAGCGATGATGCGCACAAAGTTACGAGCACGATTGAAGAAGTGGAAGTACATAGGAAAGAAAAGATAAAAGTGGACGACATTCCGAACATAAAAGACTACGCTGAGCTTTCCAAAAACGTGTACGATGACGACAAAGGAACCGTTTCTGGCGTTGCAAACAAGATACTTTTCAAGAAAGGCGAGCCTTTGCAGAACGCTTACAGAACGCTGAAAAAACTTGAATTTGAAGAAGTTGACGTAAACATATATCCTTGTGTAGGCGGAGTTACAATCGCACCTATACTTTCCAAAGATGGAAAAGAAGAGATAACAACGTATGAAGAAAGGGTCACACCTGAAATAGCAAAGAGATTTGTAAAAGAAAAACTGAAAACCGTTACCTTAAGACCATATATAAAGATAAGATCACCTATGACATGTGAAGCCAAAGATGGTATATGTGCGAAATGCTACGGTATGGACCTTTCAAATCATAGAATAGTGCACGTTGGAGAAGCCGTCGGTGTTATAGCTGCCCAATCAATAGGAGAGCCTGGAACACAGCTTACGATGAGGACTTTCCACACGGGTGGTATAGCGACAACGGGCGACATAACCCAAGGATTGCCTAGAGCTGAAGAATTGTTTGAAGCCCGAAAGAAGCTAAAAGAAGTAACTGGAATATTCAGCGAAGTCAACGGATATATAAAACAGATAAGCACAGAAGATGGAAAACAGAAAATATACATAGAAGACGATGAAGGAACGCTTCACGATTACAGCGTACCAAAGAAGACGCAGTTGAAAGTGAGAGAAGGTCAAAGGGTCTTGGCTGGAACTCCTCTCACAAACGGTGCTATAAGGCCAAGAGACTTGCTGGAAAAGATAAATTCCAACACGGCATTCCAATACCTTTTAAGAGAGGTAAAGCGTGTTTACGCTGAACAAGGTGTTGACATACATGACAAACACATGGAAATAATAATCCGGCAGATGTTCAACAAAGTAGAAGTTACGGATGGAGGAGATACCGATATTTTGCCAGGTACACTCTTAACTATTGGTGAAGCCAAGAGGATAAACGAAGAAATATACAAGGAAAATGCGAAGATAGAAGAAAGTCGTGCAAAAGTCCTCGGGAAAGAATTGGCTTACCATGTGATAGTAGAAGCAGACGGAAAAGAAGAAGAAATAGCAAAAGCTGGAGAAAAGATCACGGAAGCCCTGTTGGAAAAGATGATTTCGCTGGGAGTAAAAGGCGTGTACGTTAAAGATGGTGAAAGGCAATTGAGATACGACATAAATCCCAAAAAAGGCTTGGAATACAAGCAAAAACTCATGAGAATAACCAACGCATCGTTGCATAGAGAAGGATTCTTGAGTGCGGCGTCGTTCCAACAAACGCCACAAGTACTTGCCGAAGCGGCCGTTGAAGGGCGCAGAGACCTCTTGAAAGGTCTAAAGGAAAACGTCATAATAGGACAGCTTATCCCATCTGGAACAGGCATATCCGTCTA comes from Mesoaciditoga lauensis cd-1655R = DSM 25116 and encodes:
- the rpoC gene encoding DNA-directed RNA polymerase subunit beta', yielding MPESNNPTFLKLPSTKIGSVKISLASPELIRSWSSGEVKKPETINYRTFKPEKDGLFCERIFGPVKDYECACGRYKGKKYEGTVCERCGVRVESKTARRRRMGHIELAVPVVHIWYLKNIPNYISVLLDISPRDLEQIIYFGSRRTVETAYIVTDPKKTHFDVGDKLYGTEYNIYKSKWDFDVENAVMIKNPQGPLTSDIDGIVSIKEETTNTDRIITWVTVSQKIDKSKLKRSEFSIYRGVKILVKDGDRVKKGDMLADTLDVKAFKAPFDGTVEVDNITSTVKVIPLPTSKEQPITYTVPYGAKVKVKDGAKVKKGQELVTSSHIDAVYSDMDGVVSFSKNLSIVQKEDGEFYANSTAPIYVEEPAPVAQSKTYPLFEGITPYVEDGQEIKAGDYIADRFIYEDEDLSMSELEIFEKYYPGKFDKEFEFENDRTVVMITSIDPEMSAEIGKKVGDVILDNEYESYKDIYPDKIEADVGASAVKKLLKAIDLPELESKLEMELQNIPSSASNKKMKILKRLHLVRSFIKSNQRPEWMILDVIPVIPPDLRPMIQIDGGRFATTDLNDLYRRVINRNNRLKKLLELNAPDIIIRNEKRMLQEAVDSLIANGKRGKSVTDKSGRPLKSLTDLMKGKRGRFRRNLLGKRVDYSGRAVIVVGPELRIDQCGIPKKMAMELFKPFVLQKLVKNEPDKSARRLGRMLIEREVPQAWEVLEEVIKGHPVLLNRAPTLHRISIQAFEPKLIEGNAIQLHPLVCPPFNADFDGDQMAVHLPLSAAAQAEAKFLMLSKYNIISPAHGQPLSMPGKDIILGMYYLTMINDKEEKPKTVFASAEEAVMAYFHHYIKLHTPIDVRLRFKDGERIIKNTTVGRVIFNEELKEELRDYSKTYDKKEIKNLVSRTFSLFDIDETAKVLDHIKDYGFKYATVSGVTISVRDMLMSPKKEEIIAQAQKKVDYIEEAFSNGLITAQERYSQVIKIWEDATKDVQNVTYEELSKDLFNPVFMMVRSGARGSVDQIKQIAGIRGLMADPSGKTIEVPILSNFREGLNVMEYFISTHGARKGSADTALRTSNSGYLTRRLVDVAQSVTITETDCGTNAGVELKTLRDDDIVIEKLEDSLFGRVLAEDVINPKTKEVIYPKDTMMESDDAHKVTSTIEEVEVHRKEKIKVDDIPNIKDYAELSKNVYDDDKGTVSGVANKILFKKGEPLQNAYRTLKKLEFEEVDVNIYPCVGGVTIAPILSKDGKEEITTYEERVTPEIAKRFVKEKLKTVTLRPYIKIRSPMTCEAKDGICAKCYGMDLSNHRIVHVGEAVGVIAAQSIGEPGTQLTMRTFHTGGIATTGDITQGLPRAEELFEARKKLKEVTGIFSEVNGYIKQISTEDGKQKIYIEDDEGTLHDYSVPKKTQLKVREGQRVLAGTPLTNGAIRPRDLLEKINSNTAFQYLLREVKRVYAEQGVDIHDKHMEIIIRQMFNKVEVTDGGDTDILPGTLLTIGEAKRINEEIYKENAKIEESRAKVLGKELAYHVIVEADGKEEEIAKAGEKITEALLEKMISLGVKGVYVKDGERQLRYDINPKKGLEYKQKLMRITNASLHREGFLSAASFQQTPQVLAEAAVEGRRDLLKGLKENVIIGQLIPSGTGISVYNNIQIESHVTPKEEREKKAQS